In one Cercospora beticola chromosome 1, complete sequence genomic region, the following are encoded:
- a CDS encoding uncharacterized protein (SMCOG1000:ABC transporter ATP-binding protein~antiSMASH:Cluster_9), whose protein sequence is MADNKENIEMDPSDMRLTQTRSGRTGSTHTGAAQEIGRDDLNWNEMPEASTVYDGDSSALGTRSIGLTWQNLTIKGVSAEASFNENILSQYIPPFLQRGNVKASTRTIIQDSYGCVKPGEMLLVLGRPGAGCTSLLKVLSNRRQEFSSVEGEVKYGTMDHTAASKYQGQIVMNTEEEIFFPTMTVGQTVDFATRLKVPYKTPAKYATAEEARRASRDFLLNALGISHTFDTKVGDPYIRGVSGGERKRVSLIEAMATRGSVYCWDNSTRGLDASTALQYVKTIRTMTDTFGLATVVTLYQAGNAIFDQFDKVLVLDKGQQLYYGPASQARTFMEEQGFQCPDGANVADFLTGVTVPTERRIRPGYEHTFPRTAEAIAAAYQSSQIRQLMETELDYPTTTAAENHTKDFQKAISVEKHPGFLTAKSPVTVGFWSQMVATVKRQVAIISGDRTNLFIKQGTNFVNAWTTGSLFYNMPNTSAGLFGKSGVIFVTLFFNAMLAQTEVTDSFTGRFVMEKHRGFGFFHPAAWVLAQIIVDIPILLVQVSSFSLITYFLSNLERDAGTFFVFWFVILSSTFASMALFRALGSAFKNFDDASKFSGVAVLALLGYTGYMIPKSEMVDWFVWLYWINPFSYAYNAMLSNEFHNKFIACVGPNLVPSGPGYDSTENQACTGIRGAEPGAAFVLGDQYLDSLKYSHSEMWRNIGIVWVWWAFYVILTIIFTTMQKGSFAQAGVPLIPREKAHHATPALVADEESQIQEKVAPESDSTDGSSDQGAVARNEAVFTWKNVKYTVSTPQGPRVLLNDVHGWVKPGKLGALMGSSGAGKTTLLDVLAQRKTDGVLSGSVLVDGRPLSVSFQRSTGYVEQLDVHEALTTVREALEFSALLRQPYSTPRAEKLKYVDVILDLLEMRDIEDCLVGSPGNPGLTIEQRKRLTIGVELVAKPSVLIFLDEPTSGLDGQAAFNTVRFLKKLAAAGQAILVTIHQPSAQLFAEFDTLLLLAKGGNTVYFGDIGDDAQVIRDYFGRNGAPCPPGTNPAEHMIDVVTDTSRDWNKVWLESPEHAKMLGELDSLINTVSRQRSVTAENDIESEFATPLLEQIKVVTIRASKSMWRNTQYVNNKFMLHIILGFYTGFSFWQLGQGVGDLQLRMFAMFNFIFVAPGVISQLQPLFIERRDIYDAREKKSKMYSWISFVASLIISEMPYLMICTVCFFLPFYWTVGLPGDSNKAGAIFFVMLMYEFIYTGIGQFVAAYAPNVMSAALVNPIVLFTLVGFSGIILPYSQMVDFWKYWVYWMNPFKYLISSMLVFSSWDIQVECKDSELAIFDPVGNQTCGSYLESYLQNVGSGANLLNPDATAGCQVCQYREGSDWLKTLNIKDYYYGWRDAAICVIFVISSYGLVFLLMKLRTKKTKKVE, encoded by the exons ATGGCGGACAACAAAGAAAACATCGAAATGGATCCTTCAGATATGCGCCTCACGCAGACAAGATCGGGGCGGACAGGCAGCACGCATACTGGAGCTGCTCAGGAGATTGGTCGAGATGATCTGAACTGGAACGAGATGCCCGAGGCCAGCACAGTATACGACGGCGATAGCAGCGCTCTCGGTACAAGAAGTATAGGACTCACATGGCAAAACCTCACGATCAAAGGTGTCAGCGCCGAAGCGTCGTTCAACGAAAACATTCTGTCACAATACATCCCTCCATTCCTCCAGCGAGGGAATGTGAAAGCTTCCACACGAACTATCATCCAAGACAGCTATGGATGCGTCAAGCCGGGCGAGATGCTACTGGTGCTCGGTCGTCCTGGTGCTGGGTGTACGAGTCTTCTCAAAGTACTGTCTAACCGCCGTCAGGAGTTCTCTTCtgtggaaggagaagtcAAGTACGGCACGATGGACCACACAGCTGCTTCAAAATACCAAGGGCAGATTGTAATGAATACTGAAGAGGAGATTTTCTTTCCCACCATGACGGTGGGACAGACTGTCGATTTTGCAACGCGACTAAAGGTTCCGTACAAGACACCAGCAAAGTACGCCACGGCAGAAGAAGCCCGAAGAGCCTCACGAGACTTTCTGCTCAACGCTCTCGGCATCTCTCATACTTTCGACACAAAGGTCGGAGACCCATACATTCGAGGTGTGTCAGGCGGTGAACGGAAACGCGTCAGTCTCATTGAGGCGATGGCAACACGCGGTAGTGTGTATTGCTGGGACAACTCAACGAGAGGTCTCGACGCGAGCACCGCTTTACAATACGTCAAGACCATCAGGACGATGACGGACACTTTCGGGCTTGCGACCGTGGTTACGCTATATCAAGCGGGTAATGCCATCTTCGACCAGTTCGACAAGGTGTTGGTATTGGACAAGGGCCAACAACTGTACTATGGCCCGGCATCACAGGCCAGAACGTTCATGGAAGAACAAGGCTTTCAGTGTCCCGATGGCGCCAATGTTGCTGATTTCTTGACCG GCGTTACCGTACCAACAGAGCGGAGGATTCGCCCCGGGTATGAACACACTTTCCCAAGGACTGCTGAAGCTATCGCTGCAGCGTACCAGTCATCTCAGATCAGACAACTCATGGAAACTGAACTCGACTATCCCACGACCACTGCAGCAGAAAACCATACCAAAGATTTTCAGAAAGCGATATCAGTCGAAAAGCATCCCGGATTTCTGACAGCCAAATCTCCTGTCACCGTCGGCTTCTGGTCGCAAATGGTCGCTACCGTCAAACGCCAAGTCGCTATCATTTCTGGAGACAGGACAAACTTGTTCATCAAGCAGGGAACCAACTTTGTGAATGCATGGACTACAGGATCTCTGTTTTACAACATGCCGAACACTTCCGCTGGACTCTTTGGTAAATCAGGAGTGATATTCGTGACATTGTTTTTCAACGCAATGCTTGCACAAACCGAGGTCACAGATTCCTTCACCGGCCGATTCGTTATGGAGAAGCACAGAggctttggcttctttcACCCAGCGGCCTGGGTCCTCGCCCAAATTATTGTCGACATTCCAATCCTACTGGTCCAGGTATCCTCGTTCTCGCTGATCACCTACTTCCTCTCTAATCTCGAAAGAGATGCTGGTACCTTCTTCGTATTCTGGTTCGTTATCCTGTCGTCGACATTCGCATCTATGGCTCTCTTCAGAGCGCTCGGATCGGCATTCAAGAACTTCGACGATGCAAGCAAGTTCTCGGGCGTCGCTGTCCTGGCTCTTCTTGGGTACACAGGGTACATGATTCCTAAGTCGGAAATGGTTGATTGGTTTGTTTG GCTGTACTGGATCAATCCCTTCTCATATGCCTACAACGCTATGCTTTCGAACGAGTTCCATAACAAGTTCATAGCGTGTGTGGGTCCTAATCTCGTGCCAAGTGGCCCTGGGTATGATTCGACCGAGAATCAAGCTTGTACCGGCATTCGTGGCGCAGAACCAGGCGCTGCTTTTGTGCTGGGCGACCAATACCTTGACAGCCTCAAGTACAGCCACTCTGAAATGTGGAGGAACATTGGCATCGTGTG GGTCTGGTGGGCGTTCTATGTCATCCTCACCATCATTTTCACCACCATGCAGAAAGGAAGCTTCGCGCAAGCTGGCGTACCTTTGATCCCGAGAGAGAAAGCCCACCACGCCACACCCGCACTTGTCGCTGACGAGGAATCGCAAATTCAAGAGAAGGTCGCACCCGAATCGGACAGCACAGATGGCTCGTCAGACCAAGGAGCTGTCGCCAGGAACGAGGCAGTCTTCACCTGGAAGAATGTCAAATATACTGTGTCCACGCCGCAAGGACCTCGTGTCTTGCTCAATGATGTCCATGGTTGGGTAAAGCCTGGCAAACTCGGAGCTTTGATGGGATCTTCTGGAGCTGGTAAAACGACTCTATTGGATGTCCTCGCCCAGCGGAAGACAGACGGAGTGCTCAGCGGCTCTGTGCTCGTCGATGGTCGACCTCTTTCTGTCAGCTTCCAACGTTCCACAGGCTACGTTGAGCAGTTGGATGTACACGAAGCCCTTAC CACTGTGAGAGAAGCCCTGGAATTCTCTGCCCTCCTACGTCAACCGTATAGCACACCACGTGCAGAGAAGCTGAAATATGTCGATGTGATTTTGGATCTCCTGGAAATGCGTGACATCGAAGATTGTCTCGTGGGATCGCCCGGAAACCCAGGCTTGACGATCGAGCAGAGAAAGCGACTGACGATCGGAGTCGAGCTCGTTGCTAAGCCCAGTGTTCTGATCTTCCTCGATGAACCT ACTTCCGGTCTTGATGGTCAAGCGGCATTCAATACCGTTCGGTTCTTGAAGAAGCTCGCTGCCGCTGGTCAGGCTATCCTGGTGACAATTCACCAGCCTAGCGCTCAGTTGTTCGCTGAGTTCGACACGCTTCTCCTGTTGGCCAAAGGTGGTAACACTGTTTATTTCGGCGACATCGGCGACGATGCTCAGGTGATTCGAGACTACTTCGGGCGCAATGGAGCTCCATGTCCACCAGGCACGAACCCGGCTGAGCACATGATCGATGTGGTCACTGATACATCGAGAGACTGGAACAAGGTCTGGTTGGAATCGCCCGAACACGCCAAGATGCTAGGAGAACTCGACAGTCTGATCAACACCGTATCCCGACAACGCTCAGTCACCGCCGAGAACGACATTGAATCGGAATTTGCCACGCCTCTATTGGAACAAATCAAGGTCGTAACGATCCGTGCCAGTAAATCGATGTGGCGCAACACACAATATGTCAACAACAAGTTCATGCTGCACATCATCCTCGGCTTCTACACCGGATTCTCCTTCTGGCAGCTTGGTCAGGGTGTGGGCGACCTCCAACTGCGCATGTTCGCAATGTtcaacttcatcttcgtgGCTCCAGGAGTTATCT CTCAATTGCAGCCACTCTTCATCGAGCGACGAGATATCTACGACGCCCGCGAGAAGAAGTCCAAGATGTACAGCTGGATCTCGTTCGTGGCGAGTCTGATCATTTCCGAGATGCCTTACCTCATGATCTGCACTgtgtgcttcttcttgcccttctacTGGACGGTCGGACTGCCCGGAGATTCGAACAAAGCTGGTGcaatcttcttcgtcatgctCATGTACGAGTTCATCTACACCGGAATTGGCCAGTTCGTTGCAGCGTACGCTCCTAATGTGATGTCTGCGGCGCTCGTCAACCCAATCGTTCTCTTCACCCTGGTCGGCTTCTCTGGCATCATCCTGCCGTACTCGCAGATGGTGGACTTCTGGAAATATTGGGTGTACTGGATGAATCCCTTCAAGTATCTCATCTCTTCCATGTTGGTGTTCTCAAGCTGGGACATCCAGGTGGAGTGCAAGGACAGCGAACTGGCAATATTTGACCCAGTGGGCAACCAGACTTGTGGTTCCTACCTAGAATCCTACCTTCAGAACGTCGGCTCTGGCGCGAACCTACTGAACCCCGATGCGACCGCTGGCTGCCAAGTATGCCAGTACCGCGAGGGAAGCGATTGGCTCAAGACACTGAACATCAAGGACTACTACTATGGGTGGCGCGATGCCGCGATCTgcgtcatcttcgtcatttCAAGTTATGGGTTGGTGTTCCTCTTGATGAAGCTGCGCaccaagaagaccaagaaggtCGAGTAG
- a CDS encoding uncharacterized protein (antiSMASH:Cluster_9) — translation MELFSIDHEEPTVTTSTGDDAVSDVFFPSRIPTKAIHEFLLANTAPPLLYSNPQPRDAMHNQIEPPKDVENYLSYTSGNLAYIFHATLDEVEELRKTFNSFVSKKSFDSQVLGYSSSKGFGSSQFLSNIESTLVNDNGNIYSTEERAGNKDLQAAFQQTPKEREKLVNRIESSSPKMRHLLRGGRWSSESNAPEQTALNTMRFYAVKKLVDVYDPRGVAKTLDEKPVHVRQERAIAKLKGDKEWRAIKSKRFIYDSEDEINGHLVWTRKNRLKREEKASREKREKLQNMLREAEKRRKKIVPFSIWCACHDADKENVEGRFSDLLETENDRTLAEHWLKLRSWNDEEKELKQALSEIEKEISRCGVVLEEEQGRQVTSFPPKTTQNTTSCSPSSPTSPADSAMCMDEDTADVAMTEVCTSPTLAAKSGAEVERSKLKKWRKLSLYQFNAVVKAARLRGKPEDGKTAEKQYDELVNGPGMAGSNLDLEMCS, via the coding sequence ATGGAGCTCTTCAGCATCGATCATGAGGAACCGACCGTCACGACTTCAACTGGCGACGATGCAGTGAGCGACGTCTTCTTCCCAAGTCGCATTCCAACCAAAGCCATCCATGAATTCCTACTTGCCAACACCGCACCGCCTTTGCTCTATTCGAATCCTCAACCACGGGATGCTATGCACAATCAGATCGAACCTCCTAAGGATGTGGAAAACTACCTGAGCTACACTTCCGGCAACCTAGCCTACATCTTCCATGCCACActggacgaggtcgaggaaCTGAGAAAGACCTTCAACTCCTTCGTCAGCAAGAAGAGTTTCGACAGTCAAGTCTTGGGATACAGCAGTTCCAAGGGCTTTGGAAGTTCTCAGTTTCTCAGCAACATCGAGAGCACTCTAGTCAATGACAACGGCAACATCTACAGTACCGAAGAAAGAGCAGGCAACAAAGATCTCCAAGCCGCATTCCAACAAACACCCAAAGAGCGAGAGAAGCTTGTTAACCGTATTGAAAGTTCCAGTCCCAAGATGCGTCACCTTTTGCGGGGAGGACGTTGGTCATCGGAATCTAATGCTCCAGAGCAAACAGCCCTCAACACTATGCGGTTCTACGCTGTCAAAAAGCTGGTCGATGTATACGATCCACGGGGCGTGGCGAAGACGTTGGACGAAAAGCCCGTTCATGTAAGGCAGGAGAGAGCGATCGCAAAACTTAAGGGCGACAAGGAATGGAGGGCTATCAAGTCCAAGAGGTTCATTTATGACAGTGAGGATGAGATCAATGGACACCTGGTCTGGACCAGAAAGAATCGGTTGAAGCGGGAGGAAAAAGCGAGCAGAGAGAAGCGAGAGAAGTTGCAGAATATGCTGAGGGAGGCAGAGAAGCGACGAAAGAAGATCGTTCCTTTCAGCATTTGGTGTGCTTGTCACGATGCAGACAAGGAGAATGTCGAGGGACGCTTCAGTGATCTTCTTGAGACGGAGAATGACCGGACGTTGGCGGAGCATTGGTTGAAGCTCAGGTCCTGGAATGAcgaggagaaagagctgAAGCAAGCGCTGTCAGAaatagagaaggagatctcgAGGTGCGGCGTGGtgctggaggaagagcagggCAGACAGGTCACTTCCTTCCCGCCAAAGACGACGCAAAATACGACCTCCTGCAGCCCTTCCTCTCCGACAAGCCCGGCAGACTCCGCCATGTGTATGGACGAGGACACCGCGGATGTTGCTATGACAGAAGTCTGCACTTCACCCACGCTCGCAGCCAAATCAGGAGCCGAAGTCGAACGATCGAAGCTTAAGAAATGGCGGAAGCTATCTCTTTACCAGTTCAACGCAGTCGTGAAAGCCGCACGACTGAGAGGAAAGCCAGAAGATGGGAAGACTGCTGAGAAGCAGTACGATGAATTAGTCAACGGCCCTGGAATGGCAGGAAGCAATCTGGATCTTGAGATGTGCTCTTAA
- a CDS encoding uncharacterized protein (antiSMASH:Cluster_9) yields the protein MPSLIRFCSVVAVAAAAVPPAHTTSEVIIDTLLPVPYPTGERTIDTLLPVPYPTGERTIDTPLPVPYPTTKVIVDTYPAPKSTGEVRTIDTLLPVPPQSTNEIRTIDTLLPVPTSKPTSQAPYPTGPATTPVQQPSGTVSMRPSSTRPVVYTGVAAGNTGKGAGVAALMAVAGFAAMV from the coding sequence ATGCCTTCGCTGATCCGTTTCTGCAGTGTGGTAGCTGTTGCTGCCGCAGCTGTGCCTCCTGCGCATACGACTTCCGAGGTCATCATCGACACCCTCCTGCCGGTCCCATATCCTACTGGAGAGCGCACCATCGACACACTTCTGCCGGTCCCATATCCTACTGGGGAACGTACCATCGACACACCTCTTCCAGTCCCATACCCAACTACCAAAGTCATCGTCGACACTTACCCAGCGCCAAAGTCGACTGGCGAAGTCCGCACTATCGATACGCTTCTACCAGTTCCACCACAGTCGACGAATGAGATTCGGACCATCGACACCCTCCTTCCCGTGCCAACCTCCAAGCCCACTTCGCAGGCACCATACCCAACCGGACCAGCCACGACTCCGGTCCAACAGCCATCTGGTACCGTATCCATGCGCCCATCATCCACCCGTCCAGTCGTTTATACCGGTGTTGCCGCTGGCAATACTGGCAAGGGAGCAGGTGTAGCCGCTCTCATGGCTGTAGCTGGTTTTGCTGCCATGGTGTAG